The stretch of DNA GGCGCGGGTGCTGGTGTGGGTCGGCGGTCCGGACGGCTTCCCGGATCTGCCCGACACCGTCGAGTGGGTCGCGCTGAGCACGGCGGGCATCGAGGGGTTCGTCGACGCCGGGGTTCTCGACGACACGCGGATCTGGACCAACGCGTCGGGGTTCTACGCGGCCGGCGTCGCCGAGCACGCGCTCGCGATGCTGCTGGGCGGCACCCGGCAGATCGTGCGGTCGGCGAAGACCCGGTGGGCCAAGGACCTCGTCGATCCCGCCGTCCGGACTCTGCGCGGCAGCACTGTCGCGATCATCGGGGCCGGCGGCATCGGTCGCGAACTGACCCCGTTGCTCAAGGCTTGTGGGGCAACCGTTCTGGCGGTCAACCGATCGGGCCGACCCGTCGACGGCGCCGACATCACGATGGCCGCCGACCGGACCGACGAGGCCCTCGCCGCATCGGACCACATCGTGCTCGCCGCCCCGGACACTCCGGAGACCCGGCACATGATCGACGACCGGACCCTCGCGATGCTCAAGCCGCACTCGTGGATCGTCAATGTCGCGCGCGGACCGCTGATCGACGAGGCCGCGCTGTACCGTGCGCTGACCTCGGGCGTGATCGGCGGTGCGGCGTTGGACGTGACCGATCCCGAGCCGCCCGCCGTCGACCATCCGCTGTTCGATCTCGACAACGTCG from Gordonia humi encodes:
- a CDS encoding D-isomer specific 2-hydroxyacid dehydrogenase family protein, giving the protein MSTLRVAVEPVPDEHLVGAVAETGGSVVPLDQARVLVWVGGPDGFPDLPDTVEWVALSTAGIEGFVDAGVLDDTRIWTNASGFYAAGVAEHALAMLLGGTRQIVRSAKTRWAKDLVDPAVRTLRGSTVAIIGAGGIGRELTPLLKACGATVLAVNRSGRPVDGADITMAADRTDEALAASDHIVLAAPDTPETRHMIDDRTLAMLKPHSWIVNVARGPLIDEAALYRALTSGVIGGAALDVTDPEPPAVDHPLFDLDNVVITPHVANPAGRLTAEMAPHLAENLRRFTAGEELLALVRAGQGY